ATAATTCTAGCCCTTTTAGTGTGGAGTACCTGGGGTATTGTTATCAAGACAGTGGTTATGCCCCCCTGGCAGGTAATATTTTTTTCATCATTGTTTTCGCTGCCGGTTCTCTTTCTGGTTGCCAGGTTTCACCCTTCAGCCGCTCAGCGTCTTATTAAGGATCTTAAAGAAAATTTCTGGCAGATTCTGTTGCTGGCAATCTGTCTTTTACTTAATCTCTACTTTTATTTTTTGGCTCTGCGCCATACAACCATTGCCAACGCGGTTTTCAGCCATTATACCGCGCCGATATTTGTTGCCCTCCTGGCTCCTTTAATCCTGCATGAGAAATTTGACCGCTGGACCGGCATCGCCCTGCCTGTTTCTCTTGCAGGTCTTTTCCTGATGCTTTTTCCTCACCTGCAATTGTTACTGGATAAACAGGCGACCGGCGGTATTGCCTTCGGTGTAATTTCAGGTCTGGCTTACGCGATAACCTTGATTATTGCTAAAGGGTTAACCAGGGGGCTACCGCCCATATCTATTGCCTTTTGGCAAGGAATATTCATTGTTGTTATTCTGGCCCCCATGGTTATTGTGCAGCCACTGTCTGCCCCTCCCCTGGATTGGATTATATTAGTTTTATTGGGATTTATCCATTGCAGTCTTGCACCTCTGATGTATGTTTCCGGCCTTACCACCGTCATGGCCCAGCATGTGGCCATTATTGGTTATCTGGAACCGGTAAGCACCATCATGATGGGAATGGTGTTCTTGCGGGACATTCCCTCTCTGATAACCGCATTTGGCGGAGTTTTGATTTTTGCGGCTGGTTTTCTGGTAATCTGGCAGGAAGGAACTTAAAGCAGCATGAGTTTTAGTTGAGACTATGAATAATCAGATACATAATCAAATATGGACTTGCGCCGATGTTTCACCTGTCCTGACCTCCACTTTAGGAGCAAAATTGGGAATTTCGCCTATAATTGCCGAAATTTTACTTCGTCGGGGAATTGATCAACCCGAACATATTGGGCGCTTTCTCTCCCCTTCCCTGTCCCATCTTCCCGATCCCAACCTGCTCAAAGGAATGGAAAAGGCGGTAAAACGGCTGCTCCAGGCAATGGAACGGCATGAAAAAGTGCTGGTCTACGGCGATTATGATGTTGATGGTATTTCATCATCAGTAATCCTGGTACAGTTTTTCCGCCAGATTGGCTTGCATGTTTTTTATCATATACCATCGCGCCTGCAGGAAGGTTACGGCCTGAACAGTGAAACTATCCAGCAGTATGCCAAAGAAGGGGTTTCCCTTCTGGTTACGGTTGATTGTGGTATTTCCAATATTGCTGAGGTGACCTGTGCCGCCAGTTTTCATATGGACACCATTATCACTGACCATCATGAACTCCCTTCTGAGCTTCCGGCTGCTTACGCTATCATTAATCCCAAGCAGACAGACTGTTCCTATCCGGAGAAAAATCTGGCCGGAGTTGGCGTCGCTTTTAATCTGCTGGTTGCCTGTCGGCGGGCAATGCGTGAAGCTGGGATGATGTCCGGAGAAATCAACCTGAAACGTTATCTGGATATGGTTGCTTTGGGCACCGTGGCGGATGTAATGCCGCTTACCGGAGTTAACAGGATTTTGGTGAAATATGGCTTGGAAGAAATTGCCAGTGCCCATCGTCCCGGTCTTGATGCCTTACTGAATATCAGCCGGGTAGATCGCAGCGCCGGGATAACCGCCCGCGATATTGCCTTTAAACTTGCACCCCGCCTGAATGCCGCTGGCCGGATGGATTCCGTCCATGATGCCATGGAGTTGTTGCTTACCGATGATGCTGCGGTTGCGGATGAGCAGGCATATCGATTACAGCAGCTAAACCTGCAGCGTCGCAAGGTAGAAGAAGTGATTTTTGAGGAAGTTGACGGCTGTATGGCTCAGGATCGCAATTATGGGGGTAAATATGTTACCGTGCTGGCGTCAACCAATTGGCATGAAGGGGTCATTGGTATTGTCGCGTCTAAAATCGCTGAGCGTTATTTTCAGCCGACCATGCTGATAAGTATGAACGAAAACGGGGTTGGCAAGGCTTCCGGGCGCAGTATCCCGGGTATTCATTTACTGGATATGATTACCAGGTGCAGCGAACATCTTAATCGCTTTGGTGGACATCAGATGGCTGTCGGTTTTTCCATTAACCATAATAATCTGGCAGCATTTCGAAATTCCCTTGACAGCTTCGTGGCTGAACGCCTGCAGAGCCATAAGCTGCAACCGGAACTTACAGTTGATGGCCGGCTGAAACTCGGTGATCTTTCATTCCAACTTCTTCAGGATATAGCTCAACTGGCGCCATTTGGTTTTGGCAACCCCGAACCGATTTTTGTGGCCGAAGAACTTGAGGTGAACCGAGCCTCAATTGTTGGTAAAAATCATCTGCGTCTACAGGTACGTGATCATTCAGCAAAAAACAACGCCATAGGTTTTAATATGGGTGATCGGCAGATTTCTGCCGGAGATCGGGTTGATCTTGCCTTTGTCCCGCAGATCAATACCTGGAATGGCAACCAGTCCATTCAGTTGAACCTGAAAGATATCCGTCTATAAGCTATTAGCTGTCAGCCATCAGCCTTCAGCTACGAAAAATCATGGCATTACGTTAGTTCATCACAGCACCCATTAGGTGAAAACCTGAAATCAACGGTCAAAAAACGGGCTTTTACTGGAAACCGACAGGGGAATTCCATAGGCAACCATGGTACCTTCCGGCAATAAACCCATCTCCAGGGCGGTCCTGCCGAAAGAGAACATGATGCGGTTGTCGATGTGATGCAGGGCAGCCGTGGCTACGGCTGATCCCAGGGCGATTCCCAGGTCAATAATGTTGAAACTGCAACGGCCGTCATTCTGACTACACGCCTGGCAATCTTCATAGCCGCAATAGCCACAATAGGGAATTCCCATTGGGGCCAGCAAAGTTCCCAGCACCAGGACGGCTGTACACTGATAAATATTTCCAGCATCCCGCTGAAAAAAAGCGATATCTTCCTCTATGGCAATTTCCGCCATCCTGGCAGCAACCAGATCTTTATCTTCACCGGTAAAAATCATGGAAATCAGCCGGTTAGCCCCCTTCCCTTTCGGGGCGGTGCGGGCGGCGGCCGCCATCAGATCAGCTACGGTCATGATAGCATTAAGCTCAGTTGTCTGTGCATCCAGAATCATGAGAAACTTCCTTTCTTTTTATTAATTCCATTAAATCCTCTTCCAGCTCTTCGATCTCCAGCAGCTGGTATGGCCTGACCGAATGACGTGGAATGGCGGCTCTTTTTTTCTTCAGCAGTTCTTCTAAATCTTTGATTTTATCTTGCAGCGTGGCGTCTTTCATTAAAACCTCCTATCCTTTTCATAGCATTTATTTCCATGCAGGTCTAAGAAAAATAGTGGAAATGAGATACCTTCAGAAGAGTTTCATGCGCTGGTCAAAAAGAATTTCATCAGTTGACAAGATAAATAATACGGTTTATTATCATATTCTTTATAAGGTAAAATAGGAGGTATGAAATGAGAACTAAAAAGAAGGTCAGTTTAACCATTGATGGTGATCTTTATATGGATATTGAGAAAGCAGCAAAGACTTTTAACATGGCCAAAAGTCATCTTGCGCAGGAGGCGTTCAAGTTATGGTTAAAAAAGAAGACCGAGGCTCTTATGGCAAAAGGCTATGAAGACATGGCCGAAGAGGATAAACTATTTGCCGATCTAACCTCTCAAGTCCAAAGGGAGATCCTTTAATGAATACTGTTCCCAAAAGAGGTGAAGTATGGCTGGTTAACTGGAATCCTGCCAGAGGAAGTGAACAGGCAGGTAAGCGGCCCGCTCTTATTATCCAGAATGATATTGGTAATGAGAAAGCGCCTACAACCATTGTTGCCGCGATTTCAAACTCTGTGAAGCTTTATCCAATGAACGTAGGAATCAATCCTCCAGAAGGAGGACTTGACTACCCCTCGATTATAAAAACAAGCCAGATACTTACTGTTGCCAAGGAACGACTGGAAAAACGCCTTGGCCGGTTCGGTAAAAATAAGATGGATGATGTTGATAAAGCCATTAAATTGAGCTTGGCATTATTATGAAAAATAGTGGAAATGGGGCTGGAAACATGATAGATCATTTTCTATCTCTGCAATAAGAGAAAGGAATTAAGGCTTAATATGAGTCAAAAGGTAATCTGGGCTCCCTGGCGGATGGAATACATCCTTGATGACAATAAACAATCCCTTAAGGATTGTTGCCTTTTTTGTCAGATTGCCAAGGAATCTGATGATCAGAAAAACCTGATTCTTTACCGGGGTGAACATGCCTATGTCCTGATGAACCGGTATCCTTATAATAATGGTCATCTGATGGTGGTACCGTTTAAACATGTTAATGATCTCGGACAACTTTCGACACCGATGTTTCAGGAATTAATGGAACTTTTTCGGCGCTCCGTTGCCTGTTTGCAGCTTGCCCTTCAGGCTGATGGTTTCAATGGTGGTATTAACCTGGGTAAAATAGCTGGAGCCGGAATTGATGCCCATCTCCACTTCCATATTGTTCCCCGTTGGCAGGGAGATTATAATTTCATGCCGGTTATCGGAGAAACCAAGGTCATGCCTCAACATCTTCAAGAGACCTATGAAACTTTAGTGAAATATTTTACGGCTGAAAGGATGAATCTGAAATGAGATATGTAAAAATTACTTTTCTGCTCCTTTTTTTAACCTTACTGCTGATTTTTGTTTTTGAGAATATGGGCGCATTATCACTTCCGGTTTCTTTACGCTATGACCTGGCATTTGTCGTCTTAGGCCCTCTGGAAATACCTTTATATGCTTTACTTTTCTTAGCCATTTTCTGCGGGGTTATTTCCGTGGCTATTGTTGATATCATGGTGCTTTTCCGCCAGCGCCGGAGAATGAAAAAAAAGGATAAGCAAATTAAAGATCTGGAAACAGAGTTGGAAAAATTCCGTAATTTACCTTTGACCGAAGCAGTGGTTTCTGATGTTGAGTTGACCACTGACAAACCGGATGCCACAACTTCAGTAACCCAGTGATTACATGAATATTTTCCTGATTGCCGGCATTGTGCTGGTCCTTCTTTTTTTGACTATTCTTTTGTTGTTGAAACGAAAGTTTTCCTCTTCGAGTCGGAGCAAACAGCCGGATAACGTATCGAAAGACAACGAGGCATCTGAAGATCAGGGAATTCTTCTCCGTTCCTACTTCAGGGGCTTGTCCTACATCCTTTCCAACGAAACCGACCGGGCGCTGGTTGAATTCATTAAGGTTGCCCAGATGAGTTCAGCCACCAGCGAAATTTATCTGGCGCTAGGTCAGTTGTTTCGCAACACTGGTGAAGTTGACCGCGCCATTAGAGTTCATCGTAATCTCCTTCTACGTTCTTCCCTTCCCGAAGATATTACGTTACAGACCATGTTTGAAATTGGTCTGGATTATAAAAAAGCTGGCCTTATTGAACGGGCCGGAAAGACTTTTGCAGAATTGCATGAAAAAGCGCCAACCTATGTCGATGCTTTGCGTGAATTAGGCGGCATTTATGAATTAGGTCGTGAATGGGATAAAGCTATCATGGTTCAGAAAAAACTCACTGAATTAAGCGATAGCGATAATTCTCATAATATTCTGGCACATTTGACCACTGAAATGGCAAAGGATGCCGAGCAATCCGGTAACGACACTAAGGCTGCGAGTTTCTATCGTCGGGCAATCGGTATCAATGAAAACTGTATGGATGCATGGTTGCATCTGGGTGATTTACAGATCAAAACTGGAAAAGAGCAAGAGGCGCTGAAATCATGGAGAAAAGCTTTCGAGCTTAATCCTGACTTGGTATCGTTGGTTGTTGGTCGTTTTTCCCAGCTGCCTGCTGAAAGAACTAACCAGATAAAGGATGAATTTTTCCGGCATTATCTGGATAAATATTCAGATAATGTCCATTTTATCCTTTGCTATAGTAATTTTTTGTTGGATAATAGTCGTACAAATGAAGCTGCTGACTGGATAAAACGGATTTTGGCGACAAAACCTGATGCTGCGGGAATCTTTGCCGTGGTGGCCAAACTGGTTCGGGCAACAGAAAACTGTGGAGAATATCAATGGTTTTTACAGAATTTTTTTGATACGTACAAGCCTGTTAATAAACCATATCAATGCTGTCAGTGTGGTTATCAACTTGATGAAGTGGTCTGGAAGTGTCCCAAATGTGCCCATTGGGATACTATCGGTCCCCGATAAAAGGCAAATATGATTATGGATGATAACCGTCGCGGATTCCTCCGGTTCCCCCTTATCCTTTCGCTGGAATTCATCATTATCAATAAAAAAAACCAGTTACTTGGTCCTTATCCTGGACAAGCAGTTAATCTTAGCGGCGGCGGCATGTTGTTTACCACCCCCTGCCCTTTGCTTCGTCATGGAACGTTGATTATTATCAGGTTTGAGACGGAAAAAGAAGGTGATTTACAGGGGGATTTTCTCGCCCTGGTTATCAGGAGTAAAGAGCAGGATTTGAAGCAGGAAAATCATCTGCCACATTATCTGGTTGCCCTGGAATTTAAATTTATCAAGGAATCCCGTCGTGCTGTTATCTTGTCATATGTAAATCGTCGTACCTTGAGGCGTAGAAAATCAATGCCGGCTTCAACAGTTTAGGCCGGCAGAGGTTAACTGGATGCTGTGAATGAGTAACGTAATGTCCTCATTTTTCTAAACTGAAAGCTGATTGCTGACAGCTGAATGCTTTCAGGAAGGAATTTTCAGCGAGCCGATAAAATCGTTGATATGGCTGATTGAGCGCTCGTGTAAAAAAGATTCAATCCCAGCGGCAATTTCAGCCGTGATGACAGGATTTGCAAAATTACAGGTTCCCACCTGAATGGCGGTTGCCCCCACCAGAAGAAATTCCAGTGCATCGTTGGCTGAAGAAATTCCCCCGATACCAATTACCGGAATATTTACGTTCCGGGCGACCTGATGTACCATCCGCAAAGCTATTGGTTTAATGGCCGGCCCTGAGAGTCCACCGGTGATATTAGCCAAAACCGGCTTGCTGCTCTGAAGATCAACTGCCATCCCGGTCAAGGTATTAATAAGGGAAACACAGTCGGTACCGGCAGCTTCCACAGCCATGGCAATACTGATAATATCAGTAACATTAGGGGATAATTTTGTAATCAGTGGCAAGCTTGTCCGGCGGCGCACAGCGGCAACCAGGCTGGCTGCCATTCGGGGATCTATTCCAAATTGCAGCCCGCCGGCTTTCACATTGGGGCATGAAATATTGATTTCCAGAGCGTCAATTCCTGTTTCCTGATCCATAATCCCAGCCAGTTCTTCATACTCATCAATGGTTTCTCCGAAAAAATTCACCACCACGGTTGCCTGAGCAGCCTTCAGGACAGGTAATTCATCACTTAAGAATGCCTCAACCCCGATATTTTCCAGGCCGATGGCATTAAGCATACCGCAGGGAGTCTCCATGATTCTGGGAGGTTCGTTCCCAGGTTTTGGCAATAGGGAAAGGCCTTTGGTGACCACCGCTCCGAGTTTGTTCAATTCCAGATATGGTTCATACTCACGACCATAGCCGAAGGTTCCGGAAGCGGTCATAACCGGGTTCTGCAAACGTAATTCAGGAGTAAGCGATATCGAAAGGTCAACCATAGGTTTTTTCTATTCTAACTATAACATCAAGGTTGTAACATCAAAAACAGGCCCGTCTTGACAAACTTTAACCCATGGATGTTTCTCATCCTTCGTTTTTTTTCTGGTCACACATCCGAGACAGACACCAAAACCGCAAGCCATACGGCTTTCCAGGCTGAGGTAGCAGGGACAGGATGCCTCCATGGCCAGCTTTCCGAGAGCAGTCAGCATGGGCATTGGACCGCAGGAAAAGATAATCGGGTTATTCTCAACATCCTGTAATTGCCGGGAAATCAGGTCAGTTACCAGTCCATAATGTCCCACACTACCATCATCGGTGGCTATTGATAGACTTAATCCTTTTTCGACCAGTTGCCGGAATTCATCAATATAGAGCAATTCACTGCTGGTTCTGGCTCCCAGTATCAGGTTGATATTTTTCAATGGGTATGCAGTTTCAAGGCAATAATCAAGTAAACTGATTATTGAGGCTATGCCAATCCCGCCGGCAACCAGCATAATTCTGCTGTCATTCTTAATAATTTTAACGGGGTATCCATTCCCCAGCGGTCCATGAAGTGACAGTAATGTGCCGATGGCCATATGCCGAAGCATTTCTGTTCCCCGGCCGACAACTTTTATCAGCAGTTCAAAGCCATCAGATCTGAGCCGACAGATACTGAAAGGTCGTTTCAATAAGGGATCGAGGTGCGATGGCCCGGCAACGCTGACCATAACAAATTGTCCGGGGATAAACTGCCGGACAAAGTTTTCCGGACAGGAAAGTCGGATCCTGAACGTATCAGGAGTGATCTCTGTCAGGCGAAGTACCGTGCTGTGGAAAAGAAACATATTATTTCAACTTTCTGAGTTGTTCTAAAAAGCGCTGAAAGAAATTTTCAGGGATGTTCGGGCATGGCTCTCGCTCATTCTCGCGGCCCTCCATGGCCTGCCTGTGCGTGCCGCACGCAGACAGGCCGGCTTGTGGGGCGCGCTAAAGCAATATCCCCGCGTCCGCCGCGAATCACATCGTGTGATTCGTTCGGCGGCCAATACCGCTATGAGCCATGCCCGAACATCCTGTAATGTATCCTTGACAATACAAGTCAGAAAGTTGAGATATTATAACATTGCTTTCATAATCAGGGCATCTTCACGGGTGCCGTAATAATATTCAGGACGTCTGCCAATAAGCTGAAAATCAAAGGAACGGTATAATCTTCGGGCGGCATGATTTGAAGCTCCAACTTCAAGAAATATTTCCTTAACTTTCTTATCCTTCAGCAGAATTATCATTTCCCGGATGAGAAAGGAGGCAATGCCTTTTCTCTTTTTACCAGAATGCACCGCAATCCTGAGCAGGGTAGCTTCATCAAGACAATGGTGAAAGCAGACAAAACCCAGCAGCAATGGTGACCAATCCGGGTTTGATTGAAATACACCGTAAAGATGTTTTTCGTCGCCAGACAGCTCATCAATAAACATCTGCCGGTTCCAGGGCATGATAAAAGAGTGCTGGTCAAGATCAATTATCTCTTCCAGGTCAACAACGATTGCCGGTCTTAACTTCAGTTGAAAAGATTCATGCTCAGCGGCCACAATCTGATTGATCTCCCATCAGTTTATCCAGGGCATGGGGAAGAGCCGGCAAGATGACCGCCAGGCATTCCTGAACCCCTTTTATGCTTCCGGGCAGGTTAATAATCAGGCTTTGCTTGCGAATGCCTGATACTGCCCGAGAAATCATGGCATGGGGGGTGATTTTTCGGCTTTCGCTCCGCATGGCCTCGGCAAATCCGGGGGCTTGACGTTCAATAACTGCGAGAGTGGCTTCAGGGGTTATATCACGGGGTGAAAATCCGGTACCGCCAGTGGTGAGAATCAGGGGAATATAATCATCAGACCATAAACGAAGCATCTGAATAATCCTTTCCTGTTCATCAGGGACTATTGTCTGGGATATAAGCTGAAAATCGACCTTTGATGATTTGAGGAAATCATGGATGGCTGGACCACTCAAATCCTCTCTCAGGCCGGCAGAACCTCGGTCACTAACCGTCAGGATGGCAACTTTATAACTCATTTTTTATCGTCCAGGCTCTGGATCAATTTATATTCTATGCTGTCAACCAACGCCTGCCAGCTGGCTTCAATGATATTGCTGGATACACCCACCGTCCCCCACTTGTTGCCATTAGAATCGGTGGTTTCAATGAGTACCCGGGTAACGGCTTTCGTCCCCTGGTCAGAAGAAAGTATTCTGACCTTGAAGTCAGTCAATTTTATTTCTTTTAAAACCGGATAGAATTTTTCCAGGGCATTGCGCAGGGCTTTATCCAGAGCTTCAACCGGTCCGTCACCGATTGCGGCCGTATGCTCGACATGTTTGTTGACCCGCAACATGACCGTAGCTTCGGAGAGCGGAATCCGGGTTCGGCGGAATTTTTCAATGATTACCCGAAAACCCAGCAGATTGAAAAAAGGTTTATAGGTCCCCATAGTCTTTTTTACCAGCAACTCAAAGGATGCTTCAGCTCCTTCAAACTGAAAACCCCGGCTTTCCAGGTCTTTAATTCGTTCAAGAATTTTGCGGGTCTGTTCATCGTCACCCACATCCAGATTATATTCCTGGGCTTTATATAAAATATTGCTGCGGCCCGAGAGATCCGAAACCAGCACCCGTCGCCGATTGCCGACCCAGTCGGGTGAAATATGTTCATAGGTAAGAGGGTCTTTCTGCACGGCACTGACGTGGATGCCGCCTTTATGGGCGAAGGCGCTCATGCCGACAAATGGCTGTCGGTTATTATGACGCTTATTGGCAATTTCGTCCACATAGCGCGACAAAGAAGCAAGCTTTTGCAGATTCTCCTTTTTCAAGATTTTATGACCCATCTTCAGCTGTAAATTGGGGACAATAGAAATCAGGTCGGCATTTCCACAGCGCTCACCAAAGCCATTAATGGTTCCCTGGACATGGGTGATACCACAGGTTACGGCCACTAATGAATTGGCTACCGCTACCCCGGAGTCATTATGCACATGAATTCCCAGGTGCCGTTTAAGAGGTCTCAGACCTTTTTTCGTCTGCTTGATAATGTCAGCCAGTTCAAAGGGCAAGGTGCCGCCATTGGTGTCACACAAGACCAGGCAGTCAGCCCCGCCACGGATTGCCGCTTTCAATGTTTCCAGGGCGTATTCCCGATTATGTTTGAAGCCATCAAAAAAATGTTCGGCATCATAGATGACTTCAGCCATCTGCCCTTTCAGGTAGGTGAGCGAATCCTCAATAACCGTCAAGTTGTCGGCAAGATTGATATTCAGGGCATTGGTAACGTGAAAATCCCATGATTTACCAAAAATTGTCGCTACTTTTACCCCTGAGGCAATGATTGCCTGCAGGTTTGGATCATTTTCGGCTTGGTTTTCAATTTTACGGGTGCTGCCAAAAGCGGTAATCTTGGCCGTTTTCAGGGGGACTTTTTTAATCTGTTTGAAAAAAGTCATATCTTTAGGGTTGGATCCCGGCCAGCCTCCTTCAATATAGTGAATGCCGAATTCATCCAGTTTCCGTGCAATGCGGACCTTATCGCCGGCCATCAGGGAAATATCCTCCGCCTGGGTACCGTCACGCAGGGTCGTATCATAGATTTTGATTATGGCCATTTGTTTATTCCTTTAGGTCAGGGTCTTGATCCAGCTGGAATTCATCATGGAGAACCCTGACTGCCAATTCAGTATATTTTTCCGCGATGACGCAGGAAACTTTTATCTCAGATGTACTGATCATCATGATATTGATATTTTCCCGGGCCAGGGCGGAAAACATCCGAGAGGCAACATTTGCATGGGTACGCATACCGATTCCAACAATTGAAACCTTGGCTATCTTTTCATCACCAAGAACAGTTTTCCCTCCTATTTTCCGGCAAATATCAGTAATAATGGAGAGGGAGTGCTGATATTCAGTTTTGGGAACCGTAAATGTCAGGTCAGTCAATCCTTCCTCAGAGATATTCTGGATGATCATATCCACTACAATTCCCTGATCCGCAATGGATGAAAAGATCATGGCGGCAATTCCCGGGCGATCCGGAATCCCATGTATAGTAATCTTTGCTTCATTTTTATTGGCTGCAACACCTGAAACAACAGCTTTTTCCATTGATTTATCCTCCTGGCAGACTACAGTTCCCTCATAATCTGAAAAACTTGATCGTACATGAATGGGGATCCCGTATTTTTTGGCAAATTCCACTGACCTGATCTGTAATACCTTGGCCCCCTGGCTGGCAAGTTCCAGCATTTCATCGTATGATATTTTGGCAAGTTTGCGGGCCTGATGGCAAATATTTGGATCTGTGGTATAAATACCGTCAACATCAGTATAAATTTCACAAAGCTCAGCCTTCATTGCGGTGGCTACCGCTACGGCGCTGGTATCAGATCCTCCCCGCCCCAGAGTAGTGATATTTCCTTCTTTATCGATTCCCTGGAAACCGGCAATTACGACAATATACCCATCAGACAGGGCTTTATAAATCCGCTCAGGATCAATCCGTTCAATTCTAGCCTGGGTGTAGGCATCGTCAGTCAGTATCTGTACCTGGTGTCCGAGAAACGAACAGGCTTTTTCCCCCATGGTTTCAATGGCCATTGACACCAAGGCAATGGAAACCTGCTCACCGGTTGAAACCAGGACATCCATTTCCCGTTCATTTGTTTTCTCAGGAGCAGCTTCCAGCTGCTCGGCCAGTTTCAACAGGCGATCGGTTTCTCCTGCCATTGCTGAAAGAACGACAATAACCTGATTTCCCCGGCGTTTGGTAGCAATTATCCGGCGGGCAACATTTTTAATCCGCTCAATGCTTCCCACTGACGTGCCGCCATATTTTTGTACTATCAGTGCCATAATAATTAACTCTTGATGTTTCCGGTTTTATAAATCTGCATGTTTATTGTAGCTGGTAATAATTTCGCGCTGTTCTTCGCCGGTAATAGCCAGGGTAATCCTGACAAAATCAAGTG
This portion of the Pseudomonadota bacterium genome encodes:
- the rimI gene encoding ribosomal protein S18-alanine N-acetyltransferase; the protein is MAAEHESFQLKLRPAIVVDLEEIIDLDQHSFIMPWNRQMFIDELSGDEKHLYGVFQSNPDWSPLLLGFVCFHHCLDEATLLRIAVHSGKKRKGIASFLIREMIILLKDKKVKEIFLEVGASNHAARRLYRSFDFQLIGRRPEYYYGTREDALIMKAML
- a CDS encoding aspartate kinase, whose amino-acid sequence is MALIVQKYGGTSVGSIERIKNVARRIIATKRRGNQVIVVLSAMAGETDRLLKLAEQLEAAPEKTNEREMDVLVSTGEQVSIALVSMAIETMGEKACSFLGHQVQILTDDAYTQARIERIDPERIYKALSDGYIVVIAGFQGIDKEGNITTLGRGGSDTSAVAVATAMKAELCEIYTDVDGIYTTDPNICHQARKLAKISYDEMLELASQGAKVLQIRSVEFAKKYGIPIHVRSSFSDYEGTVVCQEDKSMEKAVVSGVAANKNEAKITIHGIPDRPGIAAMIFSSIADQGIVVDMIIQNISEEGLTDLTFTVPKTEYQHSLSIITDICRKIGGKTVLGDEKIAKVSIVGIGMRTHANVASRMFSALARENINIMMISTSEIKVSCVIAEKYTELAVRVLHDEFQLDQDPDLKE
- a CDS encoding MogA/MoaB family molybdenum cofactor biosynthesis protein, with amino-acid sequence MSYKVAILTVSDRGSAGLREDLSGPAIHDFLKSSKVDFQLISQTIVPDEQERIIQMLRLWSDDYIPLILTTGGTGFSPRDITPEATLAVIERQAPGFAEAMRSESRKITPHAMISRAVSGIRKQSLIINLPGSIKGVQECLAVILPALPHALDKLMGDQSDCGR
- the cimA gene encoding citramalate synthase gives rise to the protein MAIIKIYDTTLRDGTQAEDISLMAGDKVRIARKLDEFGIHYIEGGWPGSNPKDMTFFKQIKKVPLKTAKITAFGSTRKIENQAENDPNLQAIIASGVKVATIFGKSWDFHVTNALNINLADNLTVIEDSLTYLKGQMAEVIYDAEHFFDGFKHNREYALETLKAAIRGGADCLVLCDTNGGTLPFELADIIKQTKKGLRPLKRHLGIHVHNDSGVAVANSLVAVTCGITHVQGTINGFGERCGNADLISIVPNLQLKMGHKILKKENLQKLASLSRYVDEIANKRHNNRQPFVGMSAFAHKGGIHVSAVQKDPLTYEHISPDWVGNRRRVLVSDLSGRSNILYKAQEYNLDVGDDEQTRKILERIKDLESRGFQFEGAEASFELLVKKTMGTYKPFFNLLGFRVIIEKFRRTRIPLSEATVMLRVNKHVEHTAAIGDGPVEALDKALRNALEKFYPVLKEIKLTDFKVRILSSDQGTKAVTRVLIETTDSNGNKWGTVGVSSNIIEASWQALVDSIEYKLIQSLDDKK